From a single Oreochromis niloticus isolate F11D_XX linkage group LG3, O_niloticus_UMD_NMBU, whole genome shotgun sequence genomic region:
- the LOC109199411 gene encoding uncharacterized protein LOC109199411, which produces MKPASVSLLLGVDMLLLSVLTVSAVFLNVSPNRPEFFSGESVTLTCEGVHSPDGWTLKRRNYIEIKSCGEDFGQFDGSSCIISDLKEMSSYWCEDRSGQKSDELNIYVSDHVILEMPALPVMAGSNVTLSCRPRYDSYRVRSIDRKRESDRESFSAVHTIYNVQKSDEGIYSCSVIYTDMVMVSGHSRLTVAAPRPDPTSPSPPLSLSMLRVFCHLLVVCLYCISTILMLLICCSRNRNSGEPAISMYDDVTADVTADVTTEHEF; this is translated from the exons tGTTTCTGAATGTCAGTCCAAACCGTCCTGAGTTCTTCTCAGGAGAGTCTGTGACTCTGACCTGTGAGGGGGTTCACAGCCCTGATGGTTGGACCCTGAAGAGAAGAAATTACATAGAAATAAAGAGCTGTGGTGAAGACTTTGGCCAGTTTGATGGTTCCTCATGCATCATCTCAGATCTGAAAGAGATGTCATCTTACTGGTGTGAGGACAGATCAGGACAGAAGAGTGACGAGCTCAACATCTATGTATCAG ATCACGTGATCCTAGAAATGCCTGCTCTGCCAGTGATGGCAGGAAGTAATGTCactttgagctgcagacctCGTTATGACAGTTACAGAGTCCGCTCCATCGACAGGAAGAGGGAGTCTGACAGGGAGAGCTTCTCTGCAGTCCACACCATCTACAATGTGCAAAAGTCTGATGAAGGCATCTACAGCTGCAGTGTAATCTACACTGATATGGTGATGGTATCAGGTCATAGCAGGCTGACTGTTGCAG CTCCTCGTCCTGATCCCAcatctccttctcctcctctgtctctgtctaTGCTCAGAGTCTTCTGCCATCTGCTGGTTGTATGTCTGTACTGCATCTCCACCATCCTGATGCTGTTGATCTGCTGTAGCAGGAACAGGAACTCAG GAGAACCTGCCATATCCATGTATGATGATGTCACCGCTGATGTCACCGCTGATGTCACCACTGAGCATGAGTTCTGA